The following are encoded together in the Lactuca sativa cultivar Salinas chromosome 1, Lsat_Salinas_v11, whole genome shotgun sequence genome:
- the LOC111916616 gene encoding tetrahydroberberine oxidase, with the protein MKKSFVFLLVLTLALYFSSAYSQDFISCVESNSANASSISELIYTPGNASFQPIWQFAVQNTRFLKPSTPRPSIIVTPTDESLVQTSLLCAKKHGYEIRIRSGGHDFEGLSYTADVPFVMIDLNNMRSIDIDVANSTAWVGTGAVLGELYYSIAQKSNNTLYFPGGTWPTVGISGLIGGGGTGNLLRKYATAGDNVLDARIIDVNGKILDRESMGEDLFWAIRGGVASSFGVVVAWKLQLVPVPEKVTVFIVNRTLEQGATEIFFKYQSLATFEDRNLYIRSQAASEFIGNTTQKTMRIIFQGIYQGTTNELIPVMDKVFPELGVTREICQEMTSVQSTLVFFGRPSTTPLEILTNRSAIPKSNSKTKSNFVRTPIPISGLEKIWSKFFENDLSGGLLIIPSGGRMDDYAETATPYPHRAGTLYLLATSVNFVGQANDTTPVSLRRLAWLQSLEELLTPYVSQNPRESYVNNNDLDIGVGAANYMEASVWGERYWKRDNFRRLIRIKANVDPENFFKFPQSIPVFKRRGLAQ; encoded by the coding sequence ATGAAGAAATCTTTTGTCTTCCTCTTGGTTCTAACTCTAGCTCTTTACTTTTCATCGGCATATTCTCAAGATTTCATAAGCTGCGTTGAATCCAACTCTGCCAATGCGAGCTCCATTTCTGAGCTCATTTACACCCCTGGCAATGCTTCTTTCCAACCCATTTGGCAATTCGCAGTCCAAAACACCAGGTTCCTTAAACCCTCCACTCCTAGACCATCAATCATCGTGACACCTACGGATGAATCACTCGTCCAAACATCTCTTCTCTGTGCCAAGAAACATGGGTACGAGATCAGGATCAGAAGTGGGGGGCATGACTTCGAGGGCCTTTCATACACTGCCGATGTTCCATTTGTTATGATCGATCTCAACAACATGAGATCTATAGACATAGACGTAGCTAACAGTACTGCATGGGTGGGGACAGGCGCTGTGCTTGGTGAACTTTACTACAGTATTGCACAGAAGTCCAACAACACCTTGTATTTCCCCGGAGGTACATGGCCTACGGTGGGGATCAGTGGGTTGATAGGTGGTGGTGGCACCGGAAACCTGTTAAGGAAATATGCTACAGCCGGTGATAATGTTTTGGATGCTCGTATCATAGATGTCAATGGAAAGATTCTCGATAGGGAGTCGATGGGTGAAGATTTGTTTTGGGCTATTCGAGGAGGTGTCGCTTCCAGTTTTGGAGTCGTTGTTGCATGGAAGTTGCAGTTGGTTCCTGTTCCAGAAAAAGTAACTGTCTTCATAGTGAATAGAACTCTCGAACAAGGTGCAACAGAAATTTTCTTTAAATATCAGTCTCTTGCGACTTTTGAAGATAGAAATTTGTACATAAGATCCCAGGCAGCTTCGGAGTTTATTGGAAACACCACACAAAAAACCATGCGAATCATCTTCCAAGGAATTTATCAGGGCACAACCAACGAATTGATTCCAGTAATGGACAAAGTTTTTCCAGAGCTCGGTGTTACACGAGAGATTTGTCAAGAAATGACAAGCGTCCAATCGACACTTGTGTTTTTTGGAAGGCCAAGCACCACCCCGCTTGAGATTCTTACAAACCGATCTGCCATACCCAAGTCAAACAGCAAAACTAAATCAAACTTTGTCAGGACACCGATCCCCATATCTGGACTGGAAAAAATCTGGAGTAAGTTTTTTGAAAACGATTTGTCAGGTGGTTTGCTTATCATTCCTTCTGGTGGAAGAATGGATGATTACGCAGAGACAGCAACACCATATCCTCATAGAGCTGGAACCTTGTACTTGTTGGCTACTAGTGTAAATTTTGTAGGTCAAGCTAACGATACAACCCCTGTATCGCTCAGAAGATTAGCCTGGTTGCAAAGCTTGGAAGAGTTGTTGACTCCTTATGTGTCACAGAACCCGAGGGAGTCGTATGTCAATAACAATGATCTGGATATCGGTGTTGGGGCTGCGAATTATATGGAAGCAAGTGTTTGGGGTGAGAGGTACTGGAAGAGGGACAATTTCAGGAGGTTGATTCGAATCAAGGCTAATGTTGATCCAGAGAATTTTTTTAAGTTCCCACAAAGTATCCCGGTCTTTAAACGCCGAGGTCTCGCACAatga